The DNA region AGGGGGTTTCCGAAGCTAAGATCATCGTTGTTGGAAATACCGTTATTGATGGTCTAAATTGGGCTGTAGAAAAACTTAAAAGCTATGAAAACCGCCAAATTCGAGAGCTCAAAGATATTGTGGGTGATAAGAAAATTATTTTAGTAACCGGTCATAGAAGAGAAAATTTCGGACAAGGGTTTATTGAAATATGTAATGCAATCAAGGAAATTTCCAAGAGGGATGATGTACAGCTAATATACCCTGTGCACTTAAATCCCAATGTGCAAACTCCAGTTTATAATATCTTGAGTGGCTGTGATAATGTTAATTTAATTGAGCCTTTAAGTTATCCCAGCTTCGTATGGTTAATGTCTAAAAGTCATATAATACTTACGGACAGCGGTGGTATTCAGGAGGAGGCACCGAGTCTTGGCAAACCGGTACTGGTGATGAGAGAAAATACAGAGCGTCCTGAAGCTGTGGAGGCGGGCACCGCAAAATTAGTTGGCACTAGCAAAGAGAAAATTGTAAAAGAAGTGACTTTGTTGTTAGATGATTCTGCTATTTTTAAGGCAATGAGCGAAGCTAATAACCCTTATGGAGATGGTACAGCTGCTAACCAAATTCTAAAAGCAATAAAGAACTATGGCTGAAAAACTTATCATAATTGCGCCTTACCCCAGAGAGAATAATATTAAAGATGGGATGCAAATACGAGTAAGTGCTATTGATAAGTTGTTGGCGAGTTTTCCCAGAAAATACGTTAACATATCTATTAGACATAAACATCGAATTAAATCGCGACATAGCGATCTGGTTACGGAAATACATCTGAATCCAATTTTGCATTTCTTTGATATTTTGAGATTGATAAAAGGAGCAGAAAATATTTACGCCCATTCCTTATATGCATTTAAATTGATACCATATGCACTTTTATTAATATCGAAGACGAACAAAAATTTAATTTTGGATGCGCATGGAGTTGTTCCAGAAGAATTCTACTTCGAAAATAAGAAGCTTATGGGAAGCTATCTCAGCTTTTTAGAAGCACAAATATTTAAAAGGGTTAATCACTGCATAAGTGTTTCAAATAAGATGGCTGCCCATTTTGCAAATAAATA from Pedobacter endophyticus includes:
- the wecB gene encoding non-hydrolyzing UDP-N-acetylglucosamine 2-epimerase, whose product is MQKILIVFGTRPEAIKMAPLVKAFLQSADNFVTKVCVTAQHREMLDQVIDFFEIIPDYDLNLMKPSQNLYQLTADVLTGLKTVFEDFQPDYVFVHGDTTTSTAAAMGAFYNQSRVCHVEAGLRTFDKWSPFPEEMNRQITGRLADLHFAPTLKSKQNLMREGVSEAKIIVVGNTVIDGLNWAVEKLKSYENRQIRELKDIVGDKKIILVTGHRRENFGQGFIEICNAIKEISKRDDVQLIYPVHLNPNVQTPVYNILSGCDNVNLIEPLSYPSFVWLMSKSHIILTDSGGIQEEAPSLGKPVLVMRENTERPEAVEAGTAKLVGTSKEKIVKEVTLLLDDSAIFKAMSEANNPYGDGTAANQILKAIKNYG